In Setaria italica strain Yugu1 chromosome IX, Setaria_italica_v2.0, whole genome shotgun sequence, the genomic stretch CTTTTGAGATCAGTTCCCGTCTGGTTTTCTTTTTATCGCTAACAGGCAATTGCTTTGGGGCCTCCTGATTTTGCCAACGTTTATTCTTCTTTGGTTTCACCTTTTGCTCCTCGGTTTCATGTTCTCcaagatcttcatcaaatctCAAAGACAGAAAGACCTAACAAAAAGTCCCAGCGCATAGTCAGCAATGATATGATATTGACTCATGCTCAGTTTTTTCCCATGGAAAACTACAtgtaaaaagaataaaataaacATTAACAATATGTGAAAGATAAGAAGACCATAATCACCACATACCTCAATGCTATCAGGATGGAGCTGGCAATCATTGAGCTTCACATGATCTGCAATCAACCTTACTGCTTCAATTGTTGCCTCGCCACGATGTTTTCCTTCATTTATAAATATTGATCTTATTGTTTCACAACACATTTTCCTACAAGGAATTGTAAAAAGGTTGCAGGTTAGGTCTATGTGCACTACTTCAGTGATCGAAGACTCGAAAAATTCTCCGAAGCAAAAAATTCAATACATTTTCTGATGAAATAGTCCTTGTTTTACTGATTACTTATAAAATGATGTTAAAGGAGTAACAAAACATACCACATCTGTTGTTGGGTATAATATATTTGctcaaataaaagatatgtGCATTTTATCAGTTGACAATTTACACAATTTTAAATGTGATTTAGATCACTATAAGAGCAACCAATAGAGGCATTCTGCTCCTCAGCTCTATGGTGCTCTATGGTGCATTTTATCACTCCATGGTACACCAATACTTTTAAATGGTGCTCCGATACATTATTTGAATAATTTCAGATCAGCCTAAAGTAAATAGAGATAAATGATTATTTACCTTACTACATCATCTGAGGAGCTTAAATTTTTCACCACACTGGCCAACAGGCTTTCACGGAAGTTAAAATGTGGAGCTGTATCCAATAAAGCACACATGCATCGAACAGCCACAGGATAAAAGTGGCGTTGCTTCTCCAATGATATCAATTTCTGTAGATATGTCTGAAAATGCaccaaagaagaaaataaatccACCTCCACCAATCAGAACTTTGGAAGCTATCGTGAGCACCAAAATTCAGACATATGCAAAATGGTACTTAGAAAGAAAGGAACCATTTAGCTTAGTTCATGATCAGAGAATTATTGACTTTCTTTCACTAGGTACGAATGGTATGAAGGAGATCCTGACCTTGTAACAGCGGAGAAGTGTGTACTCATAATATCTAGTCTTCTTCACTTCTTTCGAAACTTCTACTGCTAGCTCCTTTTCTGTCAGCTGCCTAATCCGATAACTGCAGTGCGCATACAGTGACATGCATAAGTAACTTGGGGGAAGGAACAAATACAGCTAGGTAACAATAAAAATTAACTGTAAGTTACCTTGGAATAATGTCCTTAAACACAGCAAGCAAGGACATCAGACCAAGTTTAACGACCTTTTGGTCTTTGTCATTGCTTATGCTTAACATATCATTCAGAGATCTAATATTCAACTCAGGATCTTCAAGCATAGCCATCCCCAACTCAGCAAGTTGGGCTTTCTTTTTTTCGAATAATTCCTCAGCTGAAAGTTCCTTCTTCACTTCTTCCTGTTATGCATAGTAAAAAGGCATGTGAGAAAAAAtcattttaattagaaaatgttgaaattaTGGGTAAACCAGTTATAGAACACTGCCATTCAAAACCCTATGTAGTTTGTTTATATTGACCCAGTATTCGATAAACACGTTGAGGTAGTTCTTTTGGTTCAAAATTCTCCTTTTATTCTAACCTAAAGCATTGCTATATCAACATCAGTGAATTACTTAGCCTTTAAATTGGATATCATTTTAGATATCTTGCTTAAAGTTGATGATGCCTAAGTGTTATTTATGACCAAATGTAGCAAATTCATTTACATCCATGATATTAATATGATAAGTAAGCTTACTCTGATGAAGAAGCCAAATACTTGGTACATTTACTCTATCGACATGCTGAATGAATAGCTAGAAAGGAGATTTCagaaaataaattttttgaCTGGGGCAAGCAAGGAAAAGGAACCAAAGTAGTACCAGCACATCTGAGTGTAGCTTCCCCTTTGGAACTTCAGTTTGAGATTGCGTATTTTTCACTTTATCATCTCCCTTTTTGTTTTTAGACTTGCCCGTCGGTTCTTTTTTAATACTCTGCTTGGCATCAGCACCATTCTCTTGAGCTTTAGACTTCATGCTGCCAGTATTTTCTTCGTACCTTGCTTTCTTTGCTGCATGTCATAACATAAATGCAATATAATTATGTAAGTAGATTAACACTACAGACAGCATAAAACTGAAAACACATCTTTGttcttcagaattcagatgcCAATGTAAAAAGTCATTTGCAGTTGATAACATGTTTCGTAAGTTTCAGCAAAGCTTGCAGGCGCAGATGCAATTTTCACTACATTTCTGTTCTTTTTAGGGCAACATTTCTGTTTCCCGCAGGGTTGAAAGTTGTTACTACAATCATGATACCAGAAACTCACCATACTTGGCAGTTATGATTTAGTCAGTGGCATTGCGCATCTACTGCAATCACGAGCAGTTTACCTTTGTTGTAGACGAGCTCCCCTTGCAGGGTCTTGATGGGGAGCGCGTCAACGGGGTCCACCTCCAAATCGTCATCCTCCTCCCGGGGTCTCCTCGAGGCGTCGGTGGCCTTCCTCTTGTTGCGCTCTTCATAGAGGCGCTCGACCTCGGCCTCGTCGTGGCCTGCGGTCCTCCCGACGTACCTTCAAAGAATCAAACCGGAATCCCACGCTCAATCAACAGCAATGCGAGACCAAAGGGATGCGACGAATTTGGAAGGCGCAGAGCAGCGCAGCGCAGCCGTAGCCTAGAGGCACCAACCTGTCGATGGACTTCTGGTCGAAGGTGTGGAATCTGTGGCGCCCGTAGAAGTCGATGTCTTCCTCGGAGACGTAGacctcctcgtcgtcgacctccggcggcagctccggcgGGAGGATGACCTTGTtcttcttgtccttcttcttggcgccgcTCCTCTTCCCCATCGCGGTCGCCGCTCGGTGGTCCCGGCTTGCGGTGCGGGAAAAGGAGAGGGGAgcgcggcggggggcggggTCCGGGTTTAGTTAGGGTTTCTGTCCCTTCGTCCTCAGCAGAGAGATGGCGgcggggagaggggaggaggaagaagactcaCCACGGGCTTTGGCTGCTCGCTTTTCTACCGAAAAATGGGCCTTCGCGTGGCCCGCACGTTCGTTCGTTCTCAGCCTGGGTGGTAACCAGGCCCGTGGGCTTAACGTCCTCGCGTTTTACCAGAGGCTTTTTGGTCCAGAAGAGCGTTAAGGGAGTGTCTGGGCTTCAGGTTCAGCCCAAGAACTGTTACAGTCCGTTCCTGATGATGctgtccagctccagctccagctccttgATCACCAACGGGGTAACACGCCATGGACACGGACAGTTGGACTGGTGTTGGAGCCGTACTCGCTCGTGCTTACTGTATAATGATTTGCCACAGAGGTTCTCTTATTTCTTCCTAGTTTTGCCGAGGTTCTCTTATTTCTTCCTGATACCGGTGAACGTTGGAGCAGGACTCTACCAAGGCATCGCAACTCGATCGCTGTTCTCAAACACGTGCATATAGATACACGTAGAATAGAATCGTCGGCAAAACCAACAATCTCTCAGATCGTCGGCAAAACCAGCAAGGATATGGCAAACAACGGATGTACTTCTCAAGAGCAAGTTGCGGACTGCAAGCGTTTGCTAGATAAGCTTGCTATGCTACACAGGAGTtagtttcagaattcagatcagaaccaaaaaaaaaacatgcattgTTATAGACCAGCGCGGTGGAATCCTCCCAATTCATTGAGCTCAACCCTTCGGTCACAAGGACAGAATCAGATGGATACAGAAGGTGCAATGACTCTACAATATGAAGATGCCACTGGTACATGTAACGGAGCGTCCACTTGACCACCTCTGGATTTGACAAACTGCGTGA encodes the following:
- the LOC101753507 gene encoding nucleolar complex protein 3 homolog — protein: MGKRSGAKKKDKKNKVILPPELPPEVDDEEVYVSEEDIDFYGRHRFHTFDQKSIDRYVGRTAGHDEAEVERLYEERNKRKATDASRRPREEDDDLEVDPVDALPIKTLQGELVYNKAKKARYEENTGSMKSKAQENGADAKQSIKKEPTGKSKNKKGDDKVKNTQSQTEVPKGKLHSDVLEEVKKELSAEELFEKKKAQLAELGMAMLEDPELNIRSLNDMLSISNDKDQKVVKLGLMSLLAVFKDIIPSYRIRQLTEKELAVEVSKEVKKTRYYEYTLLRCYKTYLQKLISLEKQRHFYPVAVRCMCALLDTAPHFNFRESLLASVVKNLSSSDDVVRKMCCETIRSIFINEGKHRGEATIEAVRLIADHVKLNDCQLHPDSIEVFLSLRFDEDLGEHETEEQKVKPKKNKRWQNQEAPKQLPVSDKKKTRRELISKAREEVDADLRAVSFTLDPKERKGIQRETLSALFETYFRILKHTMSTSNLRSKASIVSPGASHPLLAPCLEGLGKFSHLIDLDFMGELISCLKKLSGYSDRQDETPHDNTLSVSERMQCCIVAFKVWRSNLEALNVDLQDFFVQLYNLILEYRPDRDRGEVLADALKTLLWEGRQQDMLRAAAFIKRLATFALSFGSAEAIAALITLKHLLQKNSKCRNMLENDSGGGSLSSLVAKYNPEAKDPYLSGALASVLWELSLLEKHYDISVSSMASNILSMANLNPTQNPVPILNVNPLEAYRDLSIERELSKPASKALSLNLKKKRRGKEFVVLSPDVLQKADCSVDKDKLEEKLQNHFAVLRGISENERLRAELNHTLSSINMYKEYKKQKKNTKSKIVRKKVARV